From the Anguilla rostrata isolate EN2019 chromosome 5, ASM1855537v3, whole genome shotgun sequence genome, the window gaTGAATATTTTCCTTGCAAATGACCTGGGCTGTGAGCATTAGTCTTTGCTCTATACCTCCAGCTGTTATTCAAGCCAGGTGGGTCACGATCCCGTGACTGTGGAAGTTGCGAGCATACGTGAAACTGAATCCTGCTTCATGTTAACGGTGAAGTCGTAGTCCTTAGAAGTGCATTTACGTCTGAGAAACTTTAATGTGGCGCTTGCGCCCTGTTTGCTGTGGCACCTGTTCGAAAGTTCCATTTTCATATTGAAATGTGGCTCCGTAAAAGAAGCATTTCACTTGAGCTTTGTTTCTGAGTGGACTTTTCCAAGCCCCGGTGAAGGCTTTTCTTACCTGGGCGCTAGTTTAGGCAGGCTGGTGGTAGCGTTTGTGGTGTTGTGTCAGCGTCTCTCTGGCCTGGCCTCTCTGGTGACAGAACGGAGGCCAGCAAACAGACTCCTCTTTCCAGACATTTACAAAGCAAAGTACAGAGTAAAATGCCCCGAGCCCCGAGAAGCCGTGTCCTGGCTGCTTTTGCTGGGTTTGCTTAGGCTTATTATGTGGCATTCTAATTTAGTTTCTtcctgtgaaattattttaaagtctGCATGCCTGTGTTTGGATTggagtgcgtgtctgtgtgtgtgcgcgagtgtgcaTTTCATACAGACACACCATGGCATGGGTGTGGATATgatttgtgtgttgttttaggCCTAGAGAACCAGTGGATTATACTTCCTCATGTTACTTTAAAGCTTGTGAGGACACAGGTTTAGTAAATGTTACTACAGTATGGTGTGCCAAATACCTTAAGCAATCCTCATAGTGTTGTCTGGTTTGGCAGGCTACTTTTCTTCTGTAATCAGTTGTCTTTTAGTAGGGAGCATTATTGGTCCGAGAGTgggcattaaaaagaaaaactgtggACTAATGCATGACATtcccacacaaacaggaaaaaccgCTCAGGGGCACTTCAACCCCTTCAGGCATTGTTTACTTAGGATATGGGAAAAGTCCCCACGGAAAGAGAGCGAAGGAGATGCAGAGTGGTTAATAAAAAGAGGAGCGGCTTTCCATTgttaaaacaaagtaaaatccCACTGTGGGGCATTGCTAGTCagttaataaaaatagaaatatacagggcatgtctttctgtgtgtggggctgagATTTAGCCCTGAGGAGGGCTCAGAGAGAGGATTAGAAAAACAATGATGTCCAGCATTCACAAAATACTGAATTGCAAAGGCtttctcaaaatggctgccagtgtTGACAGAGATGTATATCTATACATCATTACGTAtcacaaaaaatgtgcaaacatCGTTCCACAAATGATTTCGGGTGATTGATGCCCTGTGTTGCTTCCACAGCCCAACCCGCGGGGGTGCCCGAGATCCTGAAGAAGAGTCTCCACAGCTGCACGGTGAAGGGCGGAGAGGAGGTCTTCCTCATCGGGAAGAACTTCCTCAAGGGAACCAAAGTCATATTTCAGGAAAATGCGTCCGGTAGGTTAATAAACCAGGAGAATGCATCAAATACGCTCATAGACCAAGAGAATGATCGGGTGTACACTCATAGACCAGGAGAATGTGCCAGATACACTCATAGGCCAAGAGATTGGTCAGGTGGACATTCGTCAGCCAGGAGAATGGACCTTGTATCAGGTACACTAATATACCAGGAGAATGGTGTGGTTCACTCGTTATACCAGGTTGCATGCAATGTCCCCAGCTTGTCCTGAGCAGAGTGTCTGGGTCTTCTCCACTAGAAAGTAAAAAAGTTACCTTTTGTTGGTTTTCTTctaagtatttatttttctttcaaaaatagCGTGCAAATAATGTTTGTATTTTCCTTGAAGATGAGAAGTCTTGGAAGGCCGAGGCTGAGATTGACATGGAGCTGTTTCATCAGGTGTGTACCCGGTTCTTTATTGTGGGCACGCAGTAGTGTGTCTCTCTGCGCTTTTCCTGAGAATCATTCACAGTCAGTCATGCTCAAAGAGGGTTGTTTCAGGGTCCTGATTAGTGCCATTGTGTCTGGGCCTGAGGACAGGCACGTGGTGACTGGACCGAGACTTTGAGCTCAGCAGGTCACTGGACCGTTTTAGACCTTTTCTGGCAGTGAATGGGATATCTGGGATATGCGCTCAAACactcattcacatttttaaacgCTGAGCTGTTACAGGTCTTGGATGTTTCCTGTACGCCCACAAACCACAGTCACGCCCTTTTGTACCAGTTAGCTTCCATACagctgtgtgcagtggtgtatttttgtcaacaaaaagaataaaaagacaAGGTAAAAGGACTAAAGTGTCACAATGAAGTGTAGTTCTCAGTACTCTAGTTTGAACTGGCTTAAAAACCCTCTCACTGAATTTCCCAAAGGTATCCACGATTCTGTTTTACTTGTGGCATTTAAACGATGAGAATTTTAGTAGGACGCACGGACCTGTTCCTCTTTTTAATGAacgcactttttttttgtatttcatatttccaACAGAATCATTTGATCGTGAAAGTCCCTCCATATCAGAACTTGGGGATCTCCTCGCCCGTATCCGTGGGGATCTATGTGGTAACCAATGCTGGGAGATCCCACGATGTGCAGCCCTTCACCTACACTCCAGAGCCAGGTCAGTGGACCGTGGTGTTCAGCATGAAATGAAGGAATGGATGAATAATCCATCCAAATCAGGAAATAATGTGCCTCAGTTTATCATTAAGGGAACAACACGTGGTCAGAAATGAACATGGAACAAGCTCTGTCAGCGTTAGAACAAGGTCAGATGGTTTGCAGTTCCATTGTTTCCAAGTCTGTTCCCCAGTGCATCTCCAGAACAATGTCATTATGTGCTCTTTCCTGTTACACTGTCCCAAGGCAGTCTGAAAGGGTTATTTTCTCTTAGAGGACTGAAGTTTAGATGACCTTTCTTGAGAGTCAGAGCACGCTGTACAAAGCTCTCTCCTGTGTCATCACTTTGATGCTCTGTAATCTGTGCTAATCAGCCATGATACGTAGAATGCATGGAGAACTGCCAGATGATGTAGGGGAAGCTACACTGGGATGTTCACTGCCAGGGTTGACATCATGGTGGGTTCTTCCATACTTATATAGACATGCTTATATTGGCAGAATGGTCTGTTTTTGTCATCATTCTTATGTGCATACCCAGAAATGGAAAACTCAGATCGCCTCCTTTCCCCTCTCATCAGTCAACTGTCACAAAATGAATGCGTGTGATTGAAGTTGCGATGCacataaaacaatgaaacaaaactgGGAAGTGTAAGCCTTCCTCTTCAGAACATCAGCTTTCAAGTTTAAAATCTGATAAAGTCAGTCTCCTCATGTTCTTATTCCCGTTTGTCATCAAGTATACTTTACATTTCCTCTTGTGTTATACGAAGTTCATGAAGTatgaaatgcacacatgcacacacacacgcacacacacgttcacgCTTCTCCAAAATAGTTtctttgcacatttattttcaaaggcCTACTGCTATCTTGTGAATAAACAATGAGGTTAAATTACCAGTTATTTTAGGGGAGGCGTTTCTATGTCAGTGTTGTGCTGTTGTGCATCTCTAGTTTTTATACCTTTGCTACTGCCTGTGACATTTTTCTGCAATTTCCAAAGCATCACTTTGACTGGAACCGAAAAATGACCCCTCTTGGCATTTCATGGCCCAAGCCACCCTAGAGTAGCTGCAGTGAGATGCCTGGGGTGCATCTGACCGCATGATAGGCTAATGCTGTGCATGTGACCCTAAAATTGCAATTTTTCTTATGCAGCAAATACGGTGGACATTTACATCAAGAAAGAGGCTCCACCCCCAGCGAAGCCATGCACGTTTGAAGGACAGATTAAAGGTACGCATGCATGAACCGCTGTGAGTAGAGCTAGTTTTAACCGACAAAAAACCTGGTATTGCACTGATGCTGCTCTAATCACCATTAAGTTTCCAAAGCAGGTTCTTATCAAAGTGGGTATTAATTAGACACATGAAACGGCAGTTTTCACAACCTAAATattgaatgaaaaacagaactCAAGGACATTGTGCAGCAGATTatgaagaagcaaaaaaaacccattgtCCAGTTCATCGTTTTCACAGGTTTCACATGATAGTAACATTGTTCTTGTGTTGTTGGTCCTGCTCTTGAAGTAATCCAGAGCAGTAGCTGCTTGGACAGTGCCTTGATGAGTCCCATGATGCCCCTGGTCAAGAGGGAAGAGGTCACTCCCATGGAGGTATCCAACACCCCCTCTGCATCCAATGTCTTCAAGGTAAGAGGGGCATCAAATGTCTTTGTAATCAGCAGTGGTCTGCCATCACCTATTGGTTGTTCGCTAACTGATTTACAGGTATTGATGGGCCAGTTTACACTGTTCTTAACCAAGTGTAtcctggatggatggatgtatagCTTTGGCTTTTTTTGAGGGGCACATCCCTGTTAAACCATGTGGTTTGcccatataaaatatgtttttcttttcatattttagtgATATATGGCTTAAATTGTTTGAATATTGGAAATCTATCTTGGTTTGTTTTAGTAAAATTGTGCAAATGGATTAACCATGAAGGTAAACAATggctataaaaatgtaatttagttttaataaattatttgttgagcattaattaatcatttgttGTGCTTGCTGTTGTTAGCAAACTAAAATACTAGCACCGTATAGTAGTACAATTTAGCTACTTTGTGTACAGTCAGCAGCTATTTACGTAGCTGTTTTATCTGTAGATTGTTACTGTGCTAGGTAATGTTAGCTTGTTAGGTGAAGTCCATatggttttcagtgtttttatatgAGCTTGAAAGATCTCAAATGCTGGCAGCTGTCTCAAGGGAATGACTGGTATGCACGTATCATTTAAAGGAAGTATAATTTTACCTAAAGACTCCTTTTCCAATGTTTTGATTTCATCGCTGTTTTTCAGCCGACCTCGGACATCATTGGGTCACCCCAGCAGTCTCTGGAAATGAGCTCCAGCgctccccccaaccccagcccctATCCCAGCCCCATGACCCGCCCGCCCGGAGACCAGGAACCGCCGCAAGGCGTGGTCTACGCCAGCGCCGAGCCGTTGAGCACCATCCAGAAGCAGGACCTGGCGGGCGCCGGCTCGTTCCCGGGGCCCGGCGACGCCCTGCTCCAGCAGGTCCCGCAGCAGTTCCTCCAGGACGGGGTGGCCCAGCTGGAGAGGGCCGTGCGCCAGCTCCAGGCGGGCGGGTTCGGCTCCTCGgcctcgggggcggggcccagccTGGTGGAGCAGGTGCTGGAGGCCGCCGCCCAGCAGCagctgagctctgtgctgttcaGCGCCGCCCCCTCGGCGGACGGCGCGGAGGTGCAGGAGATGCAGCAGGCGGAGAGCTCCATCGccacgcagcagcagcagcagcagcagcagcagcagcagctccagtcGGAGCTCTTCCAGTGCGGGCTCTTCCAGGCCGGGTCCCGCAGCGGGACCCCCGAGCAGCAGGGCTCCCCGCAGGCCATGGTGCAGAGCCACGCCACCCTCTTCCAGGCGTCAGAAGGCCTGCTCCACAGcgccccccagcagcagcagcagcagcagcagcagcagcagcagcaggccgcgCTTTTCCAGCAAGCCGAGGAGCTGCTCTCCATCCAGacctcctccttcctccagcagcccccctgccacccctccccgccccagCAGCTGTTCCACAGCCCCAGCCCTTTGGACGAGGCAGCGGACCCGCAGGGGGCGCTCTTCCAGGCCACCCTGACCATGCTGACGGGCTCCTCCCTCTCGTCCCCGGAGCAGCAGCCGTCTGGCCCCTCCCTGTTCCTGCCCGACGCCGGCCAGCAGACGGCGTTCCTCACCCCCATGCAGACGGCGCCCTCCGAGCGGCAGCCCGCGCCCCAGCCGGCGAATCCTCAACCGGGGCCCCCGCCCGCGTTCCAGAACCTCTCCCCCCACACCGCGGCCAgcgccctcccgcccccccagcagcagcagcaggccggGCTCCTGTACTGCAGCGACGGCCGCGGGGGCCGCGAGCAGCCGTCCGGCCTGCTCTTCAGTGGCCAGGCCCCCGGCGCCCCCCCGCAGGAGCCCCGCGGCGCCCCCCTCCTGTTCTCCCGGGCGGGCGCCGTGGAGGCCTCCGAGCCCATGTCCTTCCAAGACCAGAGCTCGGAGGCGGGGGCCCAGCCGGGGGGCGACGGTCCCCCGCAGGCCCTGTTCCAGGACCAGCAGCCCATGCAGGTGGGGCCCAGCTCCGGCCCCGCCTCCGAGCAGCCCGTGAGCCTCTTCATGTCCCAGACGGCCATGTTCGCGGCGCAGAACGGCGTGGCGGGGCTGCAGACCAGCAGCTCCTCCCCCGTGCAGCAGCAGCCCGGCTCGCTGTTCCAGACGGCTGTGAGCGGGACCCTGAGCCAGCCCGGCCAGACCGAGCAGACCAGCCTCTTCCTCTTCGGGATCCAAAACGGTGAGGCCTCTCTGTGTTTCTAccatgtttgtttcttttttgttattccTTTGTTCGTAGTTTAACTTATAATTCCAGTTGAAACATTCGGTAAGAGTAGCGTTCTGTTCCTATGAACTGTCAAGTAGCAATGAGTTAGCTTGATATATTTTCAACATGCAGTGATGTATGGAAGTCTGGAAAGTTTTTAAGGTGCTGTTGTTGAGACAAAAGGAGGGAGACTTTGTTTGGTCGTCATGGTAACGGGCATCCTCGGCCAGCCGCCGCGGAGGCGGCGGCACCCAGCCGCGAGTGGCGCTTGACTTCCTCCCCCTGTCTTCCTGCCAGAGTGCGGCCAGCTGATAAACTCCACCGGCCCCATGCTGTCTGACCAGCTGATCGCCATCAGCCAGTCGGGCCAGAGCCAGCGCGAGAGCGACGCCCAGATCCAGTCTCTGCTGGGCCAGTCCCTGTCCGAGTCCTCCGGCGCCATGCAGGGCGGCCTGAGCGCCTCGCAGAACATGGAGAAGATCGACGACCTGCTGACCAGCCTGCAGGAGCAGAGCAACACCCTCTCCCGCTCCTACTAGGGGGCTAAGGGTGAGAGACGCTCTCCAGCAGCACAGGGGTGGGGCAAAAGAGAAGAAGGGTGGCTGCTGATACAAGAGGAGTTGACGTTTTAAAACTGGGCTTATAGTTTTATGCAGGCTTCTCCTTTGGTCAGCTGTCTTGTAGAATACCGTGAGGAGAACTGTCTCAGGTCTGTAGATGTGAAACTAGAAGAGAGTTGATGTACAAGTACAGCGGAGCGCAGTCAGTCTCTGCTTCCAAATGGGGAAAAGGGTTGCGATACAGAAGACAAGCACTTCATGATGcttcttgctctctcttgcaGGACTTGACGGGACTCGGGCGGTGGTCTTGTCGGGTGCCGAGGAACACAACGGTGTCCCCAGCCAACCAGAATCCCCAGCAGGACTCCAGAACtttctgttcagttttaatattttaatgttgcAGCACTGCCCCCTATCAGCCAGCGCTGGGGCGCGGAGTAGAAGCCCCAGAGGTTTTCCGTTTAGCTTGCCTTGTGGCATGGCTTCGTGGCGCAGCCTTCTCTGGTTAGGCCTCAGCACAGATTGAAGTCCTGTGTTTGGTGAAATATCCGCGACGCTCTAAAAAGCATTTCTCAGCCTCGTAGGCTGTCAGTGAGCACACGCACATCCCGAGATCTTTTTGGCGGTACACCGCGTCGGCTTGACTGGGCTGTGAAGCTCAGTTTGTGTGTCTCTTTCgctttttaaaacaacacttttggtaaatgtaaacaaaacctGTACAAATTGAGAAAAGTAGACCTTTGTAAGAATGTTTTTGACCTTCTACGTTCAGCACTTTATAAAGCTCTTCTTTGTGACAAGTTGCTCCTTATATGGGCATATAGCTCTCCATGGTCTCTGAAGTCCGTTGTGTATGTGAATTTGAAGAGACAGAAAAACGTATAAAGCTGTATTGTTATATGAATTTCTCTGCCCTATTTACTGTACATAGTTCTATTTTCTTGTATGTCTCTGAGTCATGACTAAGATTTTATATGGAGTCCATTACACTCCTTGTGCCACCCAACTGTCCCTTTCCTCTCCTGTTCCGAGCTCAGATGTTTTTCACCTTGTGCAATTGGCATTTGTGATAAAAAAAGGTGATGAAGCTAAAGGGGAGTGTTCACAGGAGGAAAAAATCAGACCAAACAATTTGCCAGGGTTCccactttttgaaaatatgttaattCTGGGAAATGATGGAaagtaatattgtaatattccACTGGCCAAAGGAAGAAAACTGTTTATTGTGATCAACATGCATCCGTCTTTCTTGCTGACACACTAGCTTCAGGTCATGTCCTATCAAATACAGCATCTGTGTGCTCATAATGTTAACAAATTTCTAACTGGTTTGTAAGTTAATTACACTCACAAAAGTACCGTAGTAGTAATGTGAATTAGTGGACTTAAAGTCTGTGTCTGCCTCGCAAAAGTAGCCCAATATCGCAAAGTAGCCATGTCAATTGCACTACAAACAAATCTGGGGTAATTTGCcattataaatggaaaatgtaaatgaaacttCAGTGGGAAGCCAGAGTTTAGGCCactcaaaaaaatattcatcaTTACGTTTGGTTTGAATGTAAGTCTGTCTTTGAACATGCTGTGGGCATAATGATGACAACTTGTGTGACAATGGGGTCATAAACCAGCATGTTCTATTGGGATAAATTAAGACGTGTTATACTGTGTTAAGTACAACTgtacatacttttttttgtgctaGTTCATGTGATGTTCTCAGAGCGCCTGGAGCTTGTGTGGTCAGTGGGCATTTGGGAATTGGAGAGCCCCAGTGTTACCAGTGGAAAAGGAAAGGAAGCCGCTCTTttgcataatttgtttttaacgTTTATTTTCGGTCTGTATCTTACCGTGAAACACGGATCTCCACAGGGTAGGTGGAGGCTTATTGTACGTCATTGACGGCAACATTACTATTTGCATACGAAGGCCGTATTGTCCAACGGTGACCATACTGTGCGATATAGAGCGTGTGCGAATGTCTGTATACCGATGTCTGTGGATCTCTGCGTTGGCTCCCCCTCTGGTTGATCCTTTAGGTGAAGCTGCGGGGGAGGTGGGAGTGGGAGAAGAGGGGCGGCTCATGTTAACAGTTACACTGCAGATATGAACACGTCGGGGCGCGCTGGAAAGCCGCCAAACCGGACTTTTGTTTACTATGCTCTGGCAGTGCACATACGGGACCGTCTGTACCTGACTGGAACAAGGCCAGGTCTCATCttgtggggggttttttttttgggtttcagCACCCAAGTGTGTCTCAAGTGTGGCAGAATCTTATTGCtgccattttaatcattttaagtgGTCATCATCACCCTTCTCCGTTTAATAAAGGGACAGTGGCGTGCAGCGTGGACTGTGGTGGTTTTGGTGTTTTAAAGGGACCCTCTGCTGCATGCGCTCTGGGGCCGCTGGGGTAAACACTATGCGGTCGTTTAGGGCCAAAACCATCTCTGGGCCGCAGGTTTTAGGGCTGGGTGTGACTGGTGTTGGAGCACCACaacaacattctttttttcGGACCACCAAAACCCTAGGGCCTACTCTGGCGATTAGCAGTCTTTAACTTGTCAGTTAGTCAACACTGTTGTTGTGATCTGCCACAGATTTTTATGTGAAATTTTGAACttttggaatgtgttttaatgtttatttttttagtttaactGTTATTTTTGTGGGAGCTAAGCAGAGAAAAACATATCAGGTTAATTAGTATTCGTGGTACTGTCCCTGTTCTTACCACTTTAGCAATTGGCTTTTTTATATAAACTTCTCTTCCTCTACTATAAATGCCCTGTTGGCAGTGGGGTCTCATGATAATCTCAGTCTATTCAGCACattctttttaatctttttaattGTACCCTGTACTTTATACTATGATGTAAAGATACAGATGAACTTACGTAGCTTTCTTcatataatttatattgttaCATTAGATCCATTATGATACAAGATATATTTGTTCCAAGCTAAGCTGTAACAGCAGTTGGATAATCAGTGTTTCGTTTGTGGAATCCTGACCCCTTTACTGTCAGTACTAGAGCTTCGAGAACTGCTTGTAGACCGATAAAAGCACAGGATGCTAGTTCAGGCAATGCCAAACATGAAGCCATACATACAGATAAAATATAATCCATGAAATActgatttaaacaaaatgtgtatACGTTACCTCAGTTGGTGTAGGTTGCGCGCACACAGCTGCTACATATGATGCCGGACCAATTTAAGTATATTTAAAACGGAATTTGGACAAGTTTTATTTGTAcacaaagtttatttttttccaaactcAAGCACTGAGTTACAATTCTGTTTTCCAGTTTTAATGTTTAGTAAACAACTTGTTTATGAGGGGGCCAATTAAATGCCTTTTGTTAATTCTTtgaatggagggaggggaacatttctgtaaagcagtgtttcccaaccggtgtgccgtCATGCAAGGT encodes:
- the LOC135255668 gene encoding nuclear factor of activated T-cells 5-like isoform X6, translated to MSVGGPCSAFPASSSPTMHSSTSVTDRASAHNGCSSGEGVSSQGAAEILGVDGRLSGSGGCVGVDGGGGGCQADGSGGGAGLVGGGVGGGAGSGAQQQQQQHLQTTPSKRRTVLNISPPPEDLLDDSRMSCQDEPLQDSEQSGGLWVEDSASNFSLVSSSSYNDNSEVPRKSRKRTPRQRPGPKPAAAQDASMDVFDADSAKAPHFVLSQLGPDSKACPKGSLAEAPQTGGQKGGALSVQYPVKAEGKELKILVQPESQHRARYLTEGSRGSVKDRTQQGFPTIKLEGVSEPVVLQVFVGNDAGRVKPHGFYQACRVTGRNTTACKEVDVEGTTVIEVCLDPSSSMTLAVDCVGILKLRNADVEARIGVAGSKKKSTRARLVFRVNIPRPDGSILTLQTPSSPILCTQPAGVPEILKKSLHSCTVKGGEEVFLIGKNFLKGTKVIFQENASDEKSWKAEAEIDMELFHQNHLIVKVPPYQNLGISSPVSVGIYVVTNAGRSHDVQPFTYTPEPANTVDIYIKKEAPPPAKPCTFEGQIKVIQSSSCLDSALMSPMMPLVKREEVTPMEVSNTPSASNVFKPTSDIIGSPQQSLEMSSSAPPNPSPYPSPMTRPPGDQEPPQGVVYASAEPLSTIQKQDLAGAGSFPGPGDALLQQVPQQFLQDGVAQLERAVRQLQAGGFGSSASGAGPSLVEQVLEAAAQQQLSSVLFSAAPSADGAEVQEMQQAESSIATQQQQQQQQQQQLQSELFQCGLFQAGSRSGTPEQQGSPQAMVQSHATLFQASEGLLHSAPQQQQQQQQQQQQQAALFQQAEELLSIQTSSFLQQPPCHPSPPQQLFHSPSPLDEAADPQGALFQATLTMLTGSSLSSPEQQPSGPSLFLPDAGQQTAFLTPMQTAPSERQPAPQPANPQPGPPPAFQNLSPHTAASALPPPQQQQQAGLLYCSDGRGGREQPSGLLFSGQAPGAPPQEPRGAPLLFSRAGAVEASEPMSFQDQSSEAGAQPGGDGPPQALFQDQQPMQVGPSSGPASEQPVSLFMSQTAMFAAQNGVAGLQTSSSSPVQQQPGSLFQTAVSGTLSQPGQTEQTSLFLFGIQNECGQLINSTGPMLSDQLIAISQSGQSQRESDAQIQSLLGQSLSESSGAMQGGLSASQNMEKIDDLLTSLQEQSNTLSRSY
- the LOC135255668 gene encoding nuclear factor of activated T-cells 5-like isoform X5; the protein is MSQKSGGEAGPPPPAALASDATSASSSMSVGGPCSAFPASSSPTMHSSTSVTDRASAHNGCSSGEGVSSQGAAEILGVDGRLSGSGGCVGVDGGGGGCQADGSGGGAGLVGGGVGGGAGSGAQQQQQQHLQTTPSKRRTVLNISPPPEDLLDDSRMSCQDEPLQDSEQSGGLWVEDSASNFSLVSSSSYNDNSEVPRKSRKRTPRQRPGPKPAAAQDASMDVFDADSAKAPHFVLSQLGPDSKACPKGSLAEAPQTGGQKGGALSVQYPVKAEGKELKILVQPESQHRARYLTEGSRGSVKDRTQQGFPTIKLEGVSEPVVLQVFVGNDAGRVKPHGFYQACRVTGRNTTACKEVDVEGTTVIEVCLDPSSSMTLAVDCVGILKLRNADVEARIGVAGSKKKSTRARLVFRVNIPRPDGSILTLQTPSSPILCTQPAGVPEILKKSLHSCTVKGGEEVFLIGKNFLKGTKVIFQENASDEKSWKAEAEIDMELFHQNHLIVKVPPYQNLGISSPVSVGIYVVTNAGRSHDVQPFTYTPEPANTVDIYIKKEAPPPAKPCTFEGQIKVIQSSSCLDSALMSPMMPLVKREEVTPMEVSNTPSASNVFKPTSDIIGSPQQSLEMSSSAPPNPSPYPSPMTRPPGDQEPPQGVVYASAEPLSTIQKQDLAGAGSFPGPGDALLQQVPQQFLQDGVAQLERAVRQLQAGGFGSSASGAGPSLVEQVLEAAAQQQLSSVLFSAAPSADGAEVQEMQQAESSIATQQQQQQQQQQQLQSELFQCGLFQAGSRSGTPEQQGSPQAMVQSHATLFQASEGLLHSAPQQQQQQQQQQQQQAALFQQAEELLSIQTSSFLQQPPCHPSPPQQLFHSPSPLDEAADPQGALFQATLTMLTGSSLSSPEQQPSGPSLFLPDAGQQTAFLTPMQTAPSERQPAPQPANPQPGPPPAFQNLSPHTAASALPPPQQQQQAGLLYCSDGRGGREQPSGLLFSGQAPGAPPQEPRGAPLLFSRAGAVEASEPMSFQDQSSEAGAQPGGDGPPQALFQDQQPMQVGPSSGPASEQPVSLFMSQTAMFAAQNGVAGLQTSSSSPVQQQPGSLFQTAVSGTLSQPGQTEQTSLFLFGIQNECGQLINSTGPMLSDQLIAISQSGQSQRESDAQIQSLLGQSLSESSGAMQGGLSASQNMEKIDDLLTSLQEQSNTLSRSY
- the LOC135255668 gene encoding nuclear factor of activated T-cells 5-like isoform X4, with the translated sequence MGLLANAGGGACTHCAIVHTADATSASSSMSVGGPCSAFPASSSPTMHSSTSVTDRASAHNGCSSGEGVSSQGAAEILGVDGRLSGSGGCVGVDGGGGGCQADGSGGGAGLVGGGVGGGAGSGAQQQQQQHLQTTPSKRRTVLNISPPPEDLLDDSRMSCQDEPLQDSEQSGGLWVEDSASNFSLVSSSSYNDNSEVPRKSRKRTPRQRPGPKPAAAQDASMDVFDADSAKAPHFVLSQLGPDSKACPKGSLAEAPQTGGQKGGALSVQYPVKAEGKELKILVQPESQHRARYLTEGSRGSVKDRTQQGFPTIKLEGVSEPVVLQVFVGNDAGRVKPHGFYQACRVTGRNTTACKEVDVEGTTVIEVCLDPSSSMTLAVDCVGILKLRNADVEARIGVAGSKKKSTRARLVFRVNIPRPDGSILTLQTPSSPILCTQPAGVPEILKKSLHSCTVKGGEEVFLIGKNFLKGTKVIFQENASDEKSWKAEAEIDMELFHQNHLIVKVPPYQNLGISSPVSVGIYVVTNAGRSHDVQPFTYTPEPANTVDIYIKKEAPPPAKPCTFEGQIKVIQSSSCLDSALMSPMMPLVKREEVTPMEVSNTPSASNVFKPTSDIIGSPQQSLEMSSSAPPNPSPYPSPMTRPPGDQEPPQGVVYASAEPLSTIQKQDLAGAGSFPGPGDALLQQVPQQFLQDGVAQLERAVRQLQAGGFGSSASGAGPSLVEQVLEAAAQQQLSSVLFSAAPSADGAEVQEMQQAESSIATQQQQQQQQQQQLQSELFQCGLFQAGSRSGTPEQQGSPQAMVQSHATLFQASEGLLHSAPQQQQQQQQQQQQQAALFQQAEELLSIQTSSFLQQPPCHPSPPQQLFHSPSPLDEAADPQGALFQATLTMLTGSSLSSPEQQPSGPSLFLPDAGQQTAFLTPMQTAPSERQPAPQPANPQPGPPPAFQNLSPHTAASALPPPQQQQQAGLLYCSDGRGGREQPSGLLFSGQAPGAPPQEPRGAPLLFSRAGAVEASEPMSFQDQSSEAGAQPGGDGPPQALFQDQQPMQVGPSSGPASEQPVSLFMSQTAMFAAQNGVAGLQTSSSSPVQQQPGSLFQTAVSGTLSQPGQTEQTSLFLFGIQNECGQLINSTGPMLSDQLIAISQSGQSQRESDAQIQSLLGQSLSESSGAMQGGLSASQNMEKIDDLLTSLQEQSNTLSRSY
- the LOC135255668 gene encoding nuclear factor of activated T-cells 5-like isoform X3 encodes the protein MSQYVAYLKKELEAPSNQRYTTESVYDLLPKELQLPSSTESNNAAMSQKSGGEAGPPPPAALASDATSASSSMSVGGPCSAFPASSSPTMHSSTSVTDRASAHNGCSSGEGVSSQGAAEILGVDGRLSGSGGCVGVDGGGGGCQADGSGGGAGLVGGGVGGGAGSGAQQQQQQHLQTTPSKRRTVLNISPPPEDLLDDSRMSCQDEPLQDSEQSGGLWVEDSASNFSLVSSSSYNDNSEVPRKSRKRTPRQRPGPKPAAAQDASMDVFDADSAKAPHFVLSQLGPDSKACPKGSLAEAPQTGGQKGGALSVQYPVKAEGKELKILVQPESQHRARYLTEGSRGSVKDRTQQGFPTIKLEGVSEPVVLQVFVGNDAGRVKPHGFYQACRVTGRNTTACKEVDVEGTTVIEVCLDPSSSMTLAVDCVGILKLRNADVEARIGVAGSKKKSTRARLVFRVNIPRPDGSILTLQTPSSPILCTQPAGVPEILKKSLHSCTVKGGEEVFLIGKNFLKGTKVIFQENASDEKSWKAEAEIDMELFHQNHLIVKVPPYQNLGISSPVSVGIYVVTNAGRSHDVQPFTYTPEPANTVDIYIKKEAPPPAKPCTFEGQIKVIQSSSCLDSALMSPMMPLVKREEVTPMEVSNTPSASNVFKPTSDIIGSPQQSLEMSSSAPPNPSPYPSPMTRPPGDQEPPQGVVYASAEPLSTIQKQDLAGAGSFPGPGDALLQQVPQQFLQDGVAQLERAVRQLQAGGFGSSASGAGPSLVEQVLEAAAQQQLSSVLFSAAPSADGAEVQEMQQAESSIATQQQQQQQQQQQLQSELFQCGLFQAGSRSGTPEQQGSPQAMVQSHATLFQASEGLLHSAPQQQQQQQQQQQQQAALFQQAEELLSIQTSSFLQQPPCHPSPPQQLFHSPSPLDEAADPQGALFQATLTMLTGSSLSSPEQQPSGPSLFLPDAGQQTAFLTPMQTAPSERQPAPQPANPQPGPPPAFQNLSPHTAASALPPPQQQQQAGLLYCSDGRGGREQPSGLLFSGQAPGAPPQEPRGAPLLFSRAGAVEASEPMSFQDQSSEAGAQPGGDGPPQALFQDQQPMQVGPSSGPASEQPVSLFMSQTAMFAAQNGVAGLQTSSSSPVQQQPGSLFQTAVSGTLSQPGQTEQTSLFLFGIQNECGQLINSTGPMLSDQLIAISQSGQSQRESDAQIQSLLGQSLSESSGAMQGGLSASQNMEKIDDLLTSLQEQSNTLSRSY